CGTCGTGGCCGACCTCGAACTCGACTCGCCGACGCTCGTCGAGGGGCTCCCCGGGGTCGGCCTCGTCGGGAAGACCGTCGCCGACCACCTCGTGAACGCCTTCGGGATGGAGTACTACGCGGGCGTCCACTGCGACGGGGTCCCGCAGGTCGGGGTCTACCGCGGCGAGCGCTCCGCGCTCCGCCCGCCGGTCCGCCTCCACGCCGACCCCGACCGGAACCTCGTGGTGCTCCAGAGCGACGTCCCCGTCTCGCCCTCCGAGGCGACCGCCTTCGCCGCCTGCGTGACCGGCTGGCTCGACGACCACGACGTCACGCCGATCTACCTCTCCGGTCTGCCCGAACAGTCCGACGACCCGCGCGAACTCTACGGCGTCTCGACCGGCGACGGCGACCGCCTGCTCGACGATGCGGGGGTCGTCCCGCCCGCCGAGGGCGGCCTCGTCAGCGGCCCGACCGGCGCGCTGCTCTATCAGGCCGAGCGGACGGGGCTCGACAGCGTCGGCCTCATCGTCGAGACCGACCCGCGATTCCCCGACCCCGAGGCCGCTCGGGTCGTCCTCGAACACGGGGTCGCACCGATCGCGGGTATCGAGGTCGAGACCCAGGACCTGACCGAGCGTGCCGAGGAGATCCGCGAGGCCCGCGAACGCCTCGCCGAACGGATGGCCGAGGCCGAGGACGAGAGTTCCCAGGCCGAGCCGCTCCGGATGTTCCAATAAACCCACCTTTTGCTGCGGTCGCTCGCTAGCGCTCGCTCCCTGGCAAAATGTGGATCAAAAGCCCACGTCACCCCACTCGCTCCGCTCGGGGGTTCCTCGGCCCGCTCACTCGGCCTGCGGCCTCGTTCGCGGTACAATAACTTCCGCCACCGCACAGCACCGCTGAAGCCCTCGACCGCTCGCTTCGCTCGCGGCCTCGCCCTTCATCCACCAGGACCGCACCGCGACCGCGACCGCGCTGCAACCGCAGCCGCGACCGCACCGCCGCCGCGATGGCGGCCTACTGGACTTCGGAGAGGACGTCGAGACAGGCGACGTGGTCACCGTCGGCGAGTTGCATCACCCGGACGCCCTTCGTGTTCCGGCCGACCGCCGAGATGTCCTCGACGCGGGTTCGGATGATCTGGCCGCCCTGGCTCATCACCACGAGGTCGTCGTCGGCGGTGACGGCTTCGATCGCCGTCACGTCGCCGTTGCGGCCGCCGGTCTTGATGTCCTTCAATCCCTTGCCGTAGCGCGATTGGGTCCGGTACTTCTCCACCGGGGTGCGCTTGCCGTAGCCGTTCTCGGTGAGCGTGAGGAGGTCGTGACCCTCCCGCGCGACCACCAGCCCGGCCACTGCGTCGCCGTCGGTGAGTCTGATCGCGTTCACGCCGCGGGCGCTCCGGCCCATCTCGCGGGCCTCCTCCTTCGGGAATCGGATCGCCATGCCCTGCTCGGTGGCGACCAGCAGGTCGCCCTCGTCGTCGGTGACGGTCACGTCCACGAGCTCGTCGCCGTCTTCGAGCCGGGTGGCGATCAGGCCGTTCGAGTGGATGTTCTCGAAGTCGGTGGCGCAGGTCCGCTTGATGTACCCCTCGCGCGTGACCATCGTGAGACACTGGTCCTCGTCGTCGAGGTCGTCGGTCGCCACCACGGCCGTGATGTCCTCGCCGTCGTCGAGGTCGACGAGGTTCACCGCGGACTTCCCGCGCGCCGTGCGACCCATCTCCGGCACCTCGTAGACCTTGAGCCGGTAGACGTAGCCCTGGTTCGTAAAGCACAGGAGATAATCGTGGGTGTTCGCCCGGAAGACCGCCGACACCCGGTCGCCCTCCTTGAGTTTCGTGCCGATGATCCCCTTGCCGCCGCGACCCTGGGCCTCGAAGTTCGCCGCCGGCATCCGCTTGATGTAGTCGTTCTGGGTCACCACTACGACGACCTCCTCCTCGGGGATGAGGTCCTCGCGGGTCACGGTGCCGTAGTCCTCGACGATACGCGTCCGGCGGTCGTCGGCGTACTCGGCTTTGACCTCCCGGAGCTCGTCGGTGATCACCCGGTCGAGCTCGGCGTCGCTCCCGAGGATGGTTTCGAGCCGGTCGATCTCCGTCTGGACGTCCTCGTACTCCGCCTCGATCTCCTCGACCTCGATCGAGGTCAGGCTCCCGAGCTGCATCCGGACGATGTGGTCGGCCTGGCGCCCCGAGAGGTCGTAGGACTCCTGGAGGGCGGCCTTCGCCGCGCTTCGGTCCTCGGCGTCCCGGATTCGTTCGATGACGTCTTCTGCGTTTTCGAGCGCGGTCAGCCGGCCGTCGAGGATGTGGGCGCGGTCCTCGGACTCGGCGAGGTCGTGTTCGGTCCGCCGGCGGACCACCTCGCGGCGGTGGTCGAGGTAGTGGCCGAGGAGCTGTTTCAGGTCGAGGACCTGTGGCTCGCCGTCGACCAGCGCGAGGTTGATCACCCCGAAGGTCTTCTCGAAGCAGTGTTCGAGGAGCTGGTTCTCGACGACGTCCGTCAGGGCACCGCGTTTGAGGTCGATGACGATCCGGATGCCGTCCCTGTCGGACTCGTCACGGAGGTCCGAAACCCCTTCGAGGGTGCCGTCGTTGACGAGGTCCGCGATGTGCTCGACGAGTTTGGCCTTGTTCTGCTGGTAGGGAAGTTCGGTGACGACGATCCGATCCCCGCTGGGGTTCTCCTCGATCTCGTAGCTCGCGCGCATCCGGACCCGGCCGCGGCCCGTGGTGTACGCCGAGTGGATCGCCTCGCGGCCCACGATCTCCGCGCCGGTCGGGAAGTCGGGGCCCTTCACGTGCTCCATCAGGTCCTCGACGACACAGTTCGGGTTCTCGATGAGGTGGATCGTGGCGTCGATCACCTCCCCGAGGTTGTGCGGCGGGACGTTGGTGCTCATCCCGACCGCGATACCGGACGAACCGTTCACCAGAAGGTTCGGATAGGCCGCCGGGAGCACGTCCGGCTCTTCGAGGCGGTCGTCGTAGTTCGGGGCGAAGTCGATCGTGTCCTTCCCGATGTCCGAGAGGAGTTCCTCCGCGATCGGGCTCATCCGGGCTTCGGTGTAGCGCATCGCCGCGGGCGGGTCGCCGTCGACGGAGCCGAAGTTACCCTGGCCGTCGACGAGCGGCGCGCGCATCGAGAAGTCCTGGGCCATCCGCGCGAGCGCGTCGTAGATCGCCGAGTCGCCGTGGGGGTGGTAGTCGCCCATCGTGTCGCCCACGACGGAGGAGGACTTCCGGTGGCCCGCACGGGAGGTGACGCCCTCCTCGTGCATCGCGAAGAGGATCCGACGGTGGACGGGTTTGAGGCCGTCGCGAACGTCGGGGAGCGCCCGACCCGCGATGACCGACATCGCGTAGTCGATGTAGGACTGCTCCATCTCGTCCTCGATACGGACCGAGTCCATCGACGCGTCGGGACCGCTTGGGGGAATGTCAGAACTCATGGATCAGGGGTGATGTCGTGGTGTCGATTGCCGGTCGGCCGCCGTGCGGTGCGGTCGCGGTACGGTCGCGGTACGGTTGCGGTGCGGTGCCTGGCGGATGAAGGGCGACGGCGCGAGTGAAACGAGCGCCGGAGGGCTTCTGCGGTGCTGTGCGGAGCGGTCGCGGTGTCGCCAGTGGTCCCACCGCGAGCGAACGGAGTGAGCGAGCGGGCGCGAGGGTGACCGAACGGGAACCCGACGCGCTTTTGATCCACATTTTGCCAGGGAGGCCGCGAAGCGGCCGACTGCAGCAAAAGGTGGGGCTGAAAGGTGGGTGCATTAGATGTCCACCCACTCGGCGTCGGTCGCGTGGCTCTTGATGAAGTCCCGGCGGGGCTCGACCGCGTCGCCCATCAGCACCGAGAACATCCGGTCGGCGGCGGCGGCGTCCTCCAGGGTGATCCGCTTCAGGATTCGGTTTTCGGGGTTCATCGTGGTCTCCCAGAGCTGGTCGGGATTCATCTCCCCGAGGCCCTTGAACCGCTGGACCTGGTCCGG
The Halococcus hamelinensis 100A6 genome window above contains:
- a CDS encoding proteasome assembly chaperone family protein, whose product is MARIDVVADLELDSPTLVEGLPGVGLVGKTVADHLVNAFGMEYYAGVHCDGVPQVGVYRGERSALRPPVRLHADPDRNLVVLQSDVPVSPSEATAFAACVTGWLDDHDVTPIYLSGLPEQSDDPRELYGVSTGDGDRLLDDAGVVPPAEGGLVSGPTGALLYQAERTGLDSVGLIVETDPRFPDPEAARVVLEHGVAPIAGIEVETQDLTERAEEIREARERLAERMAEAEDESSQAEPLRMFQ
- the gyrA gene encoding DNA gyrase subunit A; amino-acid sequence: MSSDIPPSGPDASMDSVRIEDEMEQSYIDYAMSVIAGRALPDVRDGLKPVHRRILFAMHEEGVTSRAGHRKSSSVVGDTMGDYHPHGDSAIYDALARMAQDFSMRAPLVDGQGNFGSVDGDPPAAMRYTEARMSPIAEELLSDIGKDTIDFAPNYDDRLEEPDVLPAAYPNLLVNGSSGIAVGMSTNVPPHNLGEVIDATIHLIENPNCVVEDLMEHVKGPDFPTGAEIVGREAIHSAYTTGRGRVRMRASYEIEENPSGDRIVVTELPYQQNKAKLVEHIADLVNDGTLEGVSDLRDESDRDGIRIVIDLKRGALTDVVENQLLEHCFEKTFGVINLALVDGEPQVLDLKQLLGHYLDHRREVVRRRTEHDLAESEDRAHILDGRLTALENAEDVIERIRDAEDRSAAKAALQESYDLSGRQADHIVRMQLGSLTSIEVEEIEAEYEDVQTEIDRLETILGSDAELDRVITDELREVKAEYADDRRTRIVEDYGTVTREDLIPEEEVVVVVTQNDYIKRMPAANFEAQGRGGKGIIGTKLKEGDRVSAVFRANTHDYLLCFTNQGYVYRLKVYEVPEMGRTARGKSAVNLVDLDDGEDITAVVATDDLDDEDQCLTMVTREGYIKRTCATDFENIHSNGLIATRLEDGDELVDVTVTDDEGDLLVATEQGMAIRFPKEEAREMGRSARGVNAIRLTDGDAVAGLVVAREGHDLLTLTENGYGKRTPVEKYRTQSRYGKGLKDIKTGGRNGDVTAIEAVTADDDLVVMSQGGQIIRTRVEDISAVGRNTKGVRVMQLADGDHVACLDVLSEVQ